A window of the Fulvia fulva chromosome 11, complete sequence genome harbors these coding sequences:
- a CDS encoding Scytalone dehydratase-like protein claB: MTRQAVPKPAYEDLVDCQSAMFEWAESFDSKDWDRLSACLAPTLFLDYSDIMGKKWDALPVEEFIGMASSPHFLGNARIKTQHFIGASKWTQPDEGQIVGFHQMRVAHQKYGDDELKQVLYHGHAHGKATTYYRNVGGQWKFAGLVPDVRWTEFDCDKIFEH; this comes from the exons ATGACTCGGCAAGCAGTTCCAAAGCCTGCCTACGAGG ACCTCGTGGATTGTCAATCCGCAATGTTCGAATGGGCGGAGAGTTTCGACAGCAAAGACTGGGATCGTCTGAGTGCATGTCTCGCACCAACGCTCTTC CTGGACTATAGCGACATCATGGGAAAGAAATGGGATGCTTTGCCTGTCGAAGAGTTTATCGGAATGGCATCCAGTCCACACTTCCTAGGAAACGCTCGGATTAAGACACAACACTTCATCGGAGCAAGCAAATGGACGCAACCAGATGAAGGACAGATTGTTGGATTCCACCAGATGCGTGTGGCCCACCAGAAGTACGGAGATGATGAGCTGAAGCAGGTGCTCTACCATGGTCACGCGCATGGTAAGGCGACCACATACTATCGCAATGTTGGAGGCCAATGGAAGTTTGCCGGTCTTGTTCCTGATGTACGATGGACTGAGTTTGACTGTGACAAGATTTTCGAGCATTGA
- a CDS encoding Cladofulvin cluster transcriptional coactivator claA encodes MSDSLAGNGMRQNLNRSSTSSNHTGHAQNGRAPQDPLVDAGHFIKQLACQVQSLACLKWLSELQILACIPLEGSRPLHDVAELANVPASQLSRVVRIVATIGFLNEPDPGHIAHTALSAQFVVDFSLFDSILFLLTTVVPCSMQMSTLTQRHGSAFPTNDGAYRIAFNTSQSFDAACVEGSRLRREWLAYKSNTTIVDETIADVLLRQDWHSLGHVKVVDACAQSTDFGNSLAERCSTLRVVVQLDTATTNGHSEIDSSMSRGRAVIQRRPQGTRQMVEDAAVCILKIEAPSTTIRARVTAELLAHLEVLRNNESAVLIVAAPLLPEPGTVSTSAEASARSSDLTTLQLSNSPQLELDRLIDIVENVPNARDSLKVVQRILFRNGMVAAIEVRYRASSEDQFATPAGTIDW; translated from the exons ATGAGCGACAGCCTTGCCGGCAATGGTATGCGCCAGAACCTCAACAGATCGTCAACCAGCAGCAACCACACTGGGCATGCTCAAAACGGGAGGGCGCCGCAGGATCCGCTTGTTGACGCAGGACACTTCATCAAGCAGCTGGCTTGCCAA GTACAATCTCTGGCATGTCTAAAATGGCTGAGCGAACTCCAGATACTGGCTTGTATCCCCCTGGAAGGAAGCAGACCTCTACACGATGTTGCTGAGCTTGCCAACGTTCCAGCATCTCAATTATCGCGCGTGGTGCGCATAGTTGCAACCATTGGATTTCTCAACGAGCCCGATCCAGGCCACATCGCCCACACTGCGCTGTCGGCGCAGTTTGTGGTGGATTTCAGCCTGTTTGATTCCATCTTGTTCCTGTTAACGACGGTAGTCCCCTGTTCGATGCAGATGAGTACATTGACACAGCGGCATGGCAGTGCATTCCCCACCAACGACGGTgcctatcgtatagccttCAACACCAGCCAATCATTTGACGCAGCTTGCGTGGAAGGCTCCAGGCTTCGTCGAGAATGGCTGGCATACAAATCCAACACCACAATCGTCGATGAGACCATTGCAGACGTTCTCCTGAGACAGGATTGGCACAGCCTCGGCCATGTCAAAGTGGTCGATGCCTGCGCTCAGTCGACCGATTTTGGCAATTCTCTGGCTGAGAGGTGCTCTACGCTTCGGGTGGTTGTTCAGCTCGACACCGCCACCACCAACGGCCATTCCGAAATCGACAGTAGCATGTCCCGAGGCCGTGCTGTCATCCAACGAAGGCCACAAGGCACGAGGCAGATGGTAGAGGATGCTGCCGTCTGCATCCTAAAGATCGAAGCACCTTCTACGACCATTCGAGCGAGAGTGACCGCTGAACTGCTTGCTCACCTGGAAGTACTGCGCAACAACGAATCGGCGGTCTTGATCGTCGCGGCACCATTGTTACCAGAGCCCGGAACTGTCTCAACGAGCGCGGAGGCGTCAGCACGCAGCTCCGATCTCACCACTCTCCAGTTGAGCAACAGTCCGCAATTGGAGCTGGACAGGCTTATCGACATTGTGGAGAATGTTCCGAATGCTCGAGACAGCCTCAAAGTGGTGCAGAGAATTCTGTTCCGGAATGGCATGGTAGCTGCCATCGAGGTGAGGTATAGAGCATCGAGCGAGGATCAATTTGCTACGCCAGCAGGCACTATCGATTGGTGA
- a CDS encoding Anthrone oxygenase: MAEPRSFSITVQVMAIIGGAALAGTMMSLSLVTIPLFLDTNTQVSHMLRQWHRLYSYGHVVMPGLSVGICGLYLYKAMQKRQSQQCRALYTIAGLVTIAMIPFTLTVMWDTNQTLSSLAADDIQKSGTIDPLFGQVQELVASWGRMHFVRSCFPLAGAALGFTGVWEDFTNWPFSFRS; this comes from the exons ATGGCGGAACCACGATCTTTCTCTATCACTGTACAAGTTATGGCTATCATCGGGGGAGCAGCTCTTGCTG GTACTATGATGAGCCTCTCTCTTGTGACTATTCCGCTGTTCCTGGATACCAACACACAAGTGTCGCACATGTTGAGACAGTGGCATCGACTCTATTCCTATGGCCATGTCGTCATGCCAGGGCTTTCGGTGGGTATCTGCGGTCTATACTTGTACAAGGCAATGCAAAAGCGACAGAGTCAGCAGTGCCGGGCTTTGTACACCATAGCAGGTCTCGTTACGATTGCGATGATACCATTCACTCTGACAGTGATGTGGGACACGAACCAGACCTTGTCGTCGCTCGCAGCAGATGATATTCAGAAGAGTGGGACCATCGACCCGTTGTTCGGTCAGGTGCAGGAGCTTGTGGCTAGTTGGGGTCGCATGCATTTTGTTCGATCATGCTTCCCACTCGCCGGTGCTGCCCTCGGTTTCACTGGTGTGTGGGAGGATTTCACAAATTGGCCTTTCAGCTTTCGTAGTTGA